The region GATGCCTTTTCATGACCTATTTTGGATGTTTCCATGGGTTTCAAGCATCAAGGAGGAGAGGAGTGGGaaacagagggtgtgtgtgtgtgtgtgtgtgtgtgtgtgtgtgtgtggctgagtGCTGCCGTTCCCGGAAGatcaacacacaaagagcagagaGCCACAGCACATCCAAGTGAATGAGATAGACAATGCGTCATGCCGCCAAGAAGTGTCAACCAAAAAAAGTTATGGGAAATTATGACCGGTTTAAGGTTTCATTTCTGGATAGTGGACACCTTAATCAATCGTGTCAGGGGTTTCTGCTTCTCAGAGGAGAGTTTGCAGGATCTCTGGTGCCTACGGGAAACGGGGCGGAAAGAAATTAAACCATTTTGCTTTTGAACCTTCATAATATTTAGAAGACAAAAGCAGCATCTTACATTATTGCACCAGACAGTCATAAAGACTGGGGTAATGGTCACGACATCGTTGTagcaattattttcatttgccaGAGGAACTTCAAAACCAACCTGTAGATGAACATCATGAAACTACCATAAGTCTCACGGCAGAAGATTCCAAAATTAGTAAGACATACAACCCTTGCATCTTCGCTTGTAAAATATGGGTCAACAGATGAGGTTCAATTATATAtttaaggggcagcaggtgtgtAATAAAGTGACGGCTTTGAATGAAAATCACTCCAAAGCTGCAGCGAAACGCAAATAGTGTATCTGAACAGAGTACTTCAGCAACAGGCATGTCTGTACTGGAGACTGGTGCGTGTGGCCGTAGCCGGTGCGCACAGGTGGCGCAACCAGCTCCACCACCAGCTCCACCAGATCCACAAGATGCCCTTCAGAAGCAGCGAGAGCATTTAATTTCCACTGATGAATATGCACTGATTTTTTCCATAAGgatttaaaaatagcattttcaACTTGGCATTAACAGAGCGGACAGTTAAAGATGTAGCTAACCGCTTTAACGTAAACACGAGCTCCGCGAGGAGCCTTTTTATGGAATATGTGTGTTTAACTGGAACGTGACACCTCTGATTTATTGCTATATTTAGATAAGAGACGCAGTAAATGGTTTCTAAATGGCGTCAAGGTCACGCAGTGCGATGGGACAATGTCTCCGTCCCACGGCGGGCGATAACTCCGCCGAGTGCACGCTGCTACAGCGCGAGCGGCACGAATGCCAGGCGCGCGAGGCGCAGGGAATTCGACGCCGTCGAGCGCAGAACCGCGAGATAACCCCCGCGCGCGCTGTGCCGTCCTTTCGGCTGTCGCGAGACAACACGACACCTCGCGCCCTTAGGCAACCCTAAGACCAACCCGTGCTAATTATCAACTCATTAAAATCATTATGTGCTCGAATGAACGCATTCATTGGCCTTACGCATGTAGGCAGTGTTTAtcagaaatgttcatttaaaataCGTACAGCAgttgtaaagatttttttttctcacaacaTATTAACAAGTGAACAACATATCACACCATTACTTTATATAAACCAAATATACTAGATTTTATGGAGATTTACACGTTTTccttaaaatgtttaacttttttttttagcagtcaTATATGgctattttataatatttccCTTGGGTTATTACAGCATGTATTGTACAATTACATCATTTTAGTTCGAGACTGCTGATTACTATTTACTTCTTCGATTAGTATGTAATAAATTTGTCTGTAACAGGCGGTTGACCCAAGTGATTCTTTGTCACGGAACGCAAATAAATGGCTGTTCTTCTGCTATATATTAACTTTTAAATAGCGCTGTTCAAACAGTGATTATTATATATCATCATTGTTATGTTGATTTAACAGTGTAATACAGctgttttctttgaataaatCAATGCTGAACATACCTTAAATTACAGCAGTTTTTGATCAGGTTACGCTACTGCAGTGGACGCAAAAGATGGGTAGCCTGCACGTGACAGAGCCCATTACAAAATATCCGAAATACATACTCACTGCcatcaattttttaaaataaaaaaaatatatatatacagcatgccataaatgttttaaaattatgtacatAAGTTTAGTCGGCTGAAGATCACAGTTATGCCTGGGCGATCATTCTTTGCATACATGGTGGTCCATCATGGTACTGTTGGGTTAAACACGTGTtctgcgtcctgctctccagacTGGACCCCCTCACCTATAATGAGTCCACAAAACCCCAGAGTCCTTGTCCTCCACCTCATTAATCCACAGCTCCCATATCAGTTTAAACGTATTACACttaatttggcaaaaaaaaaaggattgaaaataaaagtgcGGCACGTTAACGTGCACGCCATCTGCACTCACGTGACCCGTCAAAATACATATAGTGCCTTTTCTAAACCCGGTACAGCAGCCGTTCCCTGCCCTCAGTAAAAGGAGTGTAGATGCTGTCTACCTAACCGCTATACGTGtattggttaaaaaaagaaattaaaaaaaaaaaaaaaaaaaaaaaacccagaaaagaCATTAAATTAGTGCAAGCTGCAGTCCTTGTTAGACAAAGTCTGGTGTTTCATctaagcaaacatttttttatttcatgtagGCAACCAAAActagacacaaaaaaaaaaaaaacttacaccAAAATAACACGCTTTCGGGCActaaaaatatgcattaatcCCACCAAAAAGTGGGAAACCTAGAAtaactccaaagtgacaaatataataaagtaatatttgGTACTTTCACATAGTTATTGTcttcatactgtattttaatttagtAGTTTCATATGAATTCTATAGGAAGCAGGGTATGCAAATTTCACATGAGATCAAACACTGCAGAGCTGCTGGTCCAGGTCAACTCAACAGAAGGGCACTCAGCAGCTTGGAGATGCTGCTGGACATCAGCTGTGTtcccatttccagaaaatgaTCAGTTATGATTCCTGTTCCAAAGAGAAGCACCTTTTCTCTattctttaataaaaatgaaataaaagacagcagcgctggcCTCACTAAGCAAGTACTCAATAACACAATGACATGGTGACCTGGCCCTAGTGAGGTACCTGAGCAATGAGCTCTGGAGTGTGTGTGACCTCCTGCATGCTCTGGTCTCACAGAAGCTTTCTACAGGTGAACACGCCATCATCCTAATGATCCAGAGCACGTGGTGGGTGGGACAGGTGTATCACTTCAAACACTCAGACACTGAAAAAGAGCAACTCCTGTCACTTTCCTGCCATGCAGATTATTTTCATGACAGATGAGCAATGCCTTTATCTGATATGGAAAGGTTGATTATTTAATGTTCACTGATAGTTGTGCAATTCTGTCACAAGTCTGTCAGTGATCTCATACAGAACCTGGACACTTGGTGTTATTATATCAGTTATGGATGAATCAACATTAGCAAAAGGTCACAAATGGACAATTTGCAGGTGAGATTGTCAAAAAAGAAGCTGTCAAAAGAACTCGACACCAGATTTTGACTTACCTTTCTCATTCTTTCCGTAACACATTCCATCTGTTACTCTCAGACTGTGAAGTCACAGTTCCCCTGGTGAATAAATCTagtatttaatataatttattccTGCAGCATCTGAACTTAACAGCAGCAACACCTTGTGAACAGATTGCTGCGAAGACAagtacatttttagttttttattacatctactgattttttaaaaatgtttgtttacttaTATTTATCTGCTTATTTTATTGTAGTAAAGTTTTTGTTCACTTCTGAATATTTTGATTGGTATTTTTATGCTTAATGTACTTTTATAGTCTGTGTGTATTGAGTTCAGTGGAAGCcaaaggcatttaaaaaaaatagattggaaaatgaaaaaattaagttttgaaTTGATTTGAGTTGAATCTCCTCCCCACTTATGTCCTCCCTCTCCATTGGCTCGCCAGGGGTTGCACTGCTATCAGGACCATATAAACCTCTGGCTCCACATCCTCACCAGGGGTCAGATTTCCTGCACCAATAAGTGCAACCCAAGGAAGGAGAACTTTCCCTTGAATGCACAACCCCCTGGTCGGAATTGGCGTTCTCTTCCTGAggattttgctttttattatttaaacagaATGACGACCTTATTACCTTATGCGAAACCTTACAGCACCAAAGAAATCCCGTTGAAAAGTATGCATCTTTAATTTTGAATTCATGCAAAACTGATGCATTAATTGAATTgctaattatatttttaattcacaTGCAGGGTTCTGCATGAGAATCTTCTTTGACCGTAAAGAATAAAATTAGAACCGGCGCAAACATTCAGTGTTCTGAAATGAACCTCATTGGGAGCTACCAGCACCATCACCTGATGCATGAATCATTTCCATTTGTGCAAAGGTGTCATCAAGACAACCCTTACTTCCAAAGCTGGGTGGTGAACCATGGAGAGGTCCATCCGGACTTTCACATCCAGCCCTCGTACCCCACTGAACTGGGGGCCCCCGGGCCTGCACAGGACACCCAGCTGGAGGCCTTGTCGGGTCGTATGGGGAGGAGACGGGCGTCCGGGCCGAAGAAGGAGCGCCGGAGGACAGAGAGCATCAACAGTGCCTTCGCGGAGCTCAGGGAATGTATCCCAAACGTCCCCGCAGACACAAAACTGTCCAAAATAAAGACACTGAGACTGGCAACCAGCTACATTGCATACTTAATGGAGGTACTTGCCAAAGACACAGGAGACAGAGGGGACACGGAGACAGAGCCAGAGGGTTTTAGGGCTGAGATCAGAAAAGTGGACAGCAGAGAGATGAAGAGGAAACGACAAACAGTAAGTCTGccttttattatatatttatacatatatttcttcAATATGCATCTTTTGATAATGTGCAAAATGTGAAGTGTTAAAAAGAATATATTGTTACA is a window of Scleropages formosus chromosome 14, fSclFor1.1, whole genome shotgun sequence DNA encoding:
- the LOC108920050 gene encoding heart- and neural crest derivatives-expressed protein 1; the encoded protein is MNLIGSYQHHHLMHESFPFVQRCHQDNPYFQSWVVNHGEVHPDFHIQPSYPTELGAPGPAQDTQLEALSGRMGRRRASGPKKERRRTESINSAFAELRECIPNVPADTKLSKIKTLRLATSYIAYLMEVLAKDTGDRGDTETEPEGFRAEIRKVDSREMKRKRQTDDGQRDSLGNEKKCKGRTGWPQHVWALELNQ